The following DNA comes from Leifsonia sp. 1010.
TGCTGCGGTTCTGCGAGGCCGTCGCCGAGGCGCGCGACGCCGAGGACCGGGCCGCGCACGACGTGCTGCTCGCGGCACTGACGACCTGGGACGAGCCGCTGACCGACCTCGGCGAGTTCCCCTTCGCCGAGCCGGAGCGGCAGCGGGCGATGGATGCGCGCCGCGCCGCCCTCCAGCGCGTGGGCGACACCGCCGTGGCGCTGGGCAGGCCCGGCGACGCCATCGGGCCGCTCAGCTCGGGCGTGCGCGCGCATCCGCTCGACGAGGCGCTTGCCGGAGCGCTGGCTCGTGCCCTCGCGGCTGCGGGACGGACGACGGAGGCGCTGGAGGTGCTCGACGAGCAGGGTGCCGCGTTCGCCGCTGCTGGTCTCGCGATGCCGGAGCGCATCCCGGAGCTGAGGCAGTCCATCCTGCGCGCCGCCACCTCGGTGGCGGTGCCCGAGGCCGCCGCCGTCGAGCGGCACGGCATCCCCGTTCCCCTCACGCCGTTCATCGGACGGGACCGGGAGCTGGCCGAGATGGAGCGCGTGCGCGGCGAGCAGAGGCTGATCACCATCGCGGGGCCGGGCGGTGCGGGGAAGACCCGGCTCGCGATCGAGAGCGCGCGCCGCGCGACCCGGACCATCGACGCCGAGCAGTGGCTCGTCGACCTGACCGGAGTCGCGCGGGAGGAGGGCGTGCTGCGAGCGGTCGCCGAAGCGGTCGGCGCCGGCGACGCGACGCTCGACGCGGTGATCGCGCGGGTCTCCCGTGCGCCCGGCCTCGTCATCCTCGACAACGCGGAGCACCTCATCCCGGCCGTCCGGGTGCTCGTGCTCGACCTGCTCGGGCGGGCCGCAGGGCTCGGGATCGTCGTGACCTCGCGGGAGCCGCTGGGCGTGCCGGGTGAGTTCGTGCTGCGCGTGACCGGACTCGGCGAGGAGGCGGAGACGCTGTTCCGCCAGCGCGTGACCGAGGTGCGGGGCGGCTCCGAGCCGTCCGCGTCCGAGCGGCCCGCGATCGAGCGGCTCTGCCGCCTGGTGGACGGCCTGCCGCTCGCACTGGAGCTGGCGGCGGCGCGCGCGGACGTCCTCTCCATCGACGAGCTCGATGCGACTCTCCGGGACGACCACGCGGAGGAGGACGCCGCGGATGGAGACGCCGCCCGCGACCGTCATCGCAGCCTCGCCAGCACCCTCCGCTGGAGTGCCGGCCTGCTGAGCCCGGCCGAGCACGACGTGTTCGTGCAGCTCTCGGGCTTCGCCGGCTCGTTCACGATCGAGGCGGCCGAGACGGTGTGCACGGCGCAGCCCGGCCATTCCGTCCGCGCGGCGGTGGTGGCGCTCGCGCGCAAGTCGCTGGTCGCTGTCGAGCAGACCGACCTCGGCGCGCGGCGCTACCGCCTGCTGGAGTCGGCTCGCGAGTTCGCGCGGCCGTTGCGCGACCCCGACGAGCTCGCGGGCTGGTACCGCCGCCACCGGGACTACTTCGCCCGGCTGGCCGAAGATCTGGCACCGCGCGTCCGCACGCACGACGCTCCGGCGGCGCACGATGCGTTCGACTCGGCGGCGCCCGATCTGCAACTGGCTCACGAGACGGCGGTGGCGGCCGGCGACCGCGAGACGGCGCTGCGCATCTCGGCGGCGCAGGCGTGGCACTGGTTCAAGCGCGGGCTGCTCGTGCAGGGCCGTGCCGCGATCGAGGCGGCCCTGGCGCTTCCCGGCGATGCCGCACCGGCCGTGGAGGCGGCGGCCTTCGGCGGGCTGGTGAACCTCGCCTACCAGTCCGGGGACGCCGAGGCGGCGTTCGGATTCGTGAGTGCGGGCATCGACCGTGCGCAGGCCGCCGGCGACCACGCGACGCTCTCGTCGCTGCTCGCCTACGCCGCCTACGGCCACTCGCTGCTGCGCGATCCCGGGACGGCGCAGCAGCTCGCCGACCAGGCCGCGCAGCTCTCGGTGGCCGCACCGGACTGGGTTCGCAGCGAGGTGCTCATGTCGCGTGGTCAGATGCTGCGTGCGCTCGGTCGACCGGCGGAAGCGCTCGAGAGCCTCGGCCGGGCGCGCGCCCTCGCGGCGAGCACCGGTCACGCCTGGGCGCAGACCTCCAGCGAGTACGTCACGGGCAAGGTGCTGATCGATGTGCGACGACCGCGGGACGCCATCCGCATTCTCCACAACGGCGCGCGCACGGCTCTGCGCGGGGGCGACCCCACCGGTGCGCTTGCGCTGCTCAACCTCCTCGGCGGCGCGGCAGCCCGCGTCGAGCGGCATCGAGAGGGCGCCATGCTCTTCGGCGGAGTGGACGAGATCGGCCTGCGCTACGGCTACAACCCGGTGGCGGCCGAGGGTGACGACGCGCAACGGCACCGCGACCTCACGGCCGCCGGGCTGACCACCGACGCCTACGCCGAGGCCTATACCGCGGGCCGTTCGCTCGACTTCGACGGGATGATGCGGCTGGCCGCCTCGCTGGACCGCTGATTGGCGACGTGCGCCGTCGCCGGCAGCGGGCCGACCTCGAGCGCCGTCTGGACGGCCCGGAGATCGGCGAAGGCGCGCTCCGACTCCCGGGTGCACTCGCCACCGCGTGCGCGGATGGCGGCGGGAAGCAGGTCGCTCAGGACGAAGCGGTTCCGGTGCGCCTTCATCGCACGAACCGGATCGCGAGCGGATAGACGTACTCGGCCCCCTGGTTGGCCTTCAGCGCGGCGATGATGCTGAAGACGACGTTCACGACGAACACGGCGAGCAGCAGCAGCAGGCCGATGGCAACGATGCTCAGCATGTAGCCGACGAGCGCGGCCAGGAACAGGGTCAGCTGGAAGTTCAGCGCCGTGACGACGTGGCGGCGCACGAAGGCGCCGCGGTCCGTGAGCAGCAGGAGGCCGAGGAGGGGCGCCAGCCAGCCGAGCAGGATGCCGCCGAGGTGGACGAGCATTGCCCACAGTCTCTGATCGGAGGCCGCCCACTCGTCGGGTCGGTGGGCGGCGGGCTG
Coding sequences within:
- a CDS encoding DUF4870 domain-containing protein, whose amino-acid sequence is MSTAPDRPQPNPQPAAHRPDEWAASDQRLWAMLVHLGGILLGWLAPLLGLLLLTDRGAFVRRHVVTALNFQLTLFLAALVGYMLSIVAIGLLLLLAVFVVNVVFSIIAALKANQGAEYVYPLAIRFVR
- a CDS encoding BTAD domain-containing putative transcriptional regulator, with protein sequence MSGGGVRIAVLGAMHVEVDGEAVPIGGGIAQALVARLALAAGRRLSTAQLVADLWQDAPENAATTLRVYLSRLRSGPLGPALLGGRTGYALVGAEVDLLRFCEAVAEARDAEDRAAHDVLLAALTTWDEPLTDLGEFPFAEPERQRAMDARRAALQRVGDTAVALGRPGDAIGPLSSGVRAHPLDEALAGALARALAAAGRTTEALEVLDEQGAAFAAAGLAMPERIPELRQSILRAATSVAVPEAAAVERHGIPVPLTPFIGRDRELAEMERVRGEQRLITIAGPGGAGKTRLAIESARRATRTIDAEQWLVDLTGVAREEGVLRAVAEAVGAGDATLDAVIARVSRAPGLVILDNAEHLIPAVRVLVLDLLGRAAGLGIVVTSREPLGVPGEFVLRVTGLGEEAETLFRQRVTEVRGGSEPSASERPAIERLCRLVDGLPLALELAAARADVLSIDELDATLRDDHAEEDAADGDAARDRHRSLASTLRWSAGLLSPAEHDVFVQLSGFAGSFTIEAAETVCTAQPGHSVRAAVVALARKSLVAVEQTDLGARRYRLLESAREFARPLRDPDELAGWYRRHRDYFARLAEDLAPRVRTHDAPAAHDAFDSAAPDLQLAHETAVAAGDRETALRISAAQAWHWFKRGLLVQGRAAIEAALALPGDAAPAVEAAAFGGLVNLAYQSGDAEAAFGFVSAGIDRAQAAGDHATLSSLLAYAAYGHSLLRDPGTAQQLADQAAQLSVAAPDWVRSEVLMSRGQMLRALGRPAEALESLGRARALAASTGHAWAQTSSEYVTGKVLIDVRRPRDAIRILHNGARTALRGGDPTGALALLNLLGGAAARVERHREGAMLFGGVDEIGLRYGYNPVAAEGDDAQRHRDLTAAGLTTDAYAEAYTAGRSLDFDGMMRLAASLDR